One part of the Solanum dulcamara chromosome 8, daSolDulc1.2, whole genome shotgun sequence genome encodes these proteins:
- the LOC129899069 gene encoding 60S ribosomal protein L18a-like protein, producing MDQNLLQDAKEHPSNSYMPPKDAENNQLGIFDRPLPCFGCGIGWFSLLLGFVFPFMWYYATILYFGNYYQKDPRERAGLAANAIAALIFTVAALVAVAVVLL from the exons ATGGATCAGA ATCTCCTGCAAGATGCCAAAGAACATCCCAGTAACAGTTATATGCCCCCGAAAGATGCGGAAAACAATCAGTTGGGAATCTTTGACAGACCTCTTCCTTGCTTTGGTTGTGGAATAGGATGGTTTTC CCTGCTACTTGGTTTTGTATTCCCATTCATGTGGTATTATGCAACAATTCTTTACTTTGGGAATTACTACCAGAAAGATCCGAGGGAGCGAGCAGGGCTAGCTGCCAATGCAATAGCT GCTCTGATATTTACTGTAGCAGCTCTAGTTGCAGTTGCCGTGGTTCTTTTGTAG